From Streptomyces sp. NBC_00683, one genomic window encodes:
- a CDS encoding HAD-IA family hydrolase, whose translation MPGRVRRVLVVGIDGVRLDTLRRLPTPHLDALARQGFLAPVEIDADTPTMSGPCWATIVTGVNAAKHGVWSNNFSGHRLGVFPDFATRLAEGDGRRTFVAAGWEPLMLARGGGPLFQAPARTAYVSPGADTPEGWEECDEQITEEAVRVLSGDDPEASFVYLGAPDETAHFLGCGGEYDRSVLAADERLGRLLEAVRSRPSYEHEDWTYLVVTDHGHVDAGGHGGRSEAERTAWLIAAGPGIDAGSAPRTVRHVDVAPQVFASLGRHPDRHWTLDGRPFAAAPHAVLLDMDGTLVDTETLWLRTVRETAAGLGHELGEEEMPFVLGRAVADTAAHLHQVSGTGRSEESVAGELDAAFLTAVERETEVLPGALELLDLLTDLDIPAALVSASPRPVVDAVLKVLGAERFRTTVAEGETPRTKPASDPYRAAARALGVDPAACLAVEDSPTGVAAAEAAGCRVLAVPSFTDIPPAPRRTVLAGLSAVSRQTLWTAGLASR comes from the coding sequence ATGCCTGGCCGTGTCCGCCGAGTCCTCGTCGTCGGCATCGACGGCGTACGTCTCGACACGCTGCGCCGATTGCCGACCCCGCACCTGGACGCCCTCGCCCGGCAGGGCTTCCTGGCGCCGGTGGAGATAGACGCGGACACCCCGACGATGTCGGGTCCCTGCTGGGCCACGATCGTGACGGGCGTGAACGCGGCCAAGCACGGCGTGTGGAGCAATAACTTCAGCGGCCACCGCCTGGGCGTCTTCCCCGACTTCGCGACCCGGCTCGCGGAAGGGGACGGGCGCCGTACCTTCGTCGCGGCCGGGTGGGAGCCCCTGATGCTCGCGCGCGGCGGCGGGCCGCTCTTCCAGGCCCCGGCAAGGACCGCGTACGTGTCACCCGGCGCGGACACCCCCGAGGGCTGGGAGGAGTGCGACGAGCAGATCACGGAGGAAGCCGTACGGGTCCTGTCGGGCGACGATCCGGAGGCCTCGTTCGTCTACCTCGGGGCCCCCGACGAGACCGCGCACTTCCTCGGCTGCGGCGGCGAGTACGACCGTTCCGTCCTGGCGGCCGACGAGCGTCTGGGGCGGCTCCTGGAGGCAGTACGATCGCGGCCCTCGTACGAGCACGAGGACTGGACGTACCTCGTCGTCACCGACCACGGCCATGTGGACGCGGGCGGGCACGGCGGCCGCTCGGAGGCGGAACGCACCGCATGGCTGATCGCCGCGGGACCCGGCATCGACGCGGGGAGCGCCCCCCGTACCGTCCGCCATGTCGACGTGGCACCCCAGGTGTTCGCCTCGCTCGGACGGCACCCCGACCGCCACTGGACGCTGGACGGCAGGCCCTTCGCCGCCGCCCCGCACGCCGTGCTCCTCGACATGGACGGCACACTCGTCGACACCGAAACCCTGTGGCTGCGGACCGTACGGGAGACCGCGGCCGGGCTCGGCCACGAACTGGGCGAGGAGGAAATGCCGTTCGTGCTCGGTCGCGCGGTCGCGGACACCGCCGCCCATCTCCACCAGGTCTCCGGCACCGGTCGCAGCGAGGAGTCCGTGGCCGGGGAACTCGACGCGGCCTTCCTTACCGCCGTAGAGCGCGAGACCGAAGTGCTTCCCGGAGCCCTCGAACTCCTCGACCTGCTGACGGACCTGGACATCCCCGCGGCGCTGGTCTCGGCATCCCCCAGGCCCGTCGTGGACGCCGTGCTCAAGGTGCTCGGTGCGGAGCGGTTCCGCACGACGGTCGCCGAGGGCGAGACGCCGCGCACCAAGCCCGCCTCCGACCCCTACCGTGCGGCGGCGCGTGCCCTCGGTGTGGACCCGGCAGCGTGCCTGGCCGTGGAGGACAGCCCCACCGGTGTCGCGGCCGCCGAGGCCGCGGGGTGCCGGGTACTCGCGGTGCCCTCGTTCACCGACATCCCGCCCGCGCCCCGCAGGACGGTGCTGGCCGGCCTGTCCGCCGTGAGCAGGCAGACCCTGTGGACCGCGGGCCTCGCCTCCCGGTGA
- a CDS encoding hydroxyacid dehydrogenase → MGRDVHRTLLAEGGLDRLADIAAVDTSRLVTDYATADPAALAAAEVLFTHWGSPQLTDDVLGLMPRLRAVVHAAGSIKHHVTEAVWARGIAVSSAAAANALPVAEFTLAAILFANKGVLGAARQYRDARGAFELLPHFAGRGNYRRVIGIVGASRIGRRVIELLRPFDLTVLLHDPYVDRAAAAALGVEPVELDELVRRSHVVSIHAPELPETRHMFDARRLALMADGATLVNTARGSLVDTPALTDELVSGRIHGVIDVTDPDHLPSDSPLYHLPNVLLTPHIAGSLGNELGRMTHWAVDEVQRYAQGAPFAYGVGPDELDRSA, encoded by the coding sequence ATGGGAAGGGACGTCCACCGCACGCTGCTCGCCGAAGGCGGCCTCGACAGGCTGGCGGACATCGCGGCCGTGGACACCTCACGCCTGGTCACGGACTATGCGACAGCCGACCCGGCGGCCCTCGCCGCTGCCGAGGTCCTGTTCACCCACTGGGGATCCCCGCAACTCACCGACGACGTGCTGGGCCTCATGCCGCGGCTGCGTGCGGTCGTCCACGCGGCGGGCTCGATCAAGCACCACGTCACCGAGGCCGTGTGGGCGCGAGGCATCGCCGTCTCCTCAGCCGCCGCGGCCAACGCACTGCCCGTCGCCGAATTCACCCTGGCCGCGATCCTGTTCGCCAACAAGGGGGTCCTCGGCGCCGCGCGTCAGTACCGCGACGCCCGGGGCGCCTTCGAACTCCTCCCGCACTTCGCGGGGCGGGGAAACTACCGCCGCGTCATCGGCATCGTGGGCGCCTCCAGGATCGGCCGCCGCGTGATCGAGCTGCTGCGCCCGTTCGACCTCACGGTGCTGCTGCACGATCCGTACGTCGACCGAGCGGCCGCCGCGGCCCTCGGTGTGGAGCCCGTCGAACTCGACGAACTCGTCCGGCGCAGCCATGTGGTGTCCATCCACGCACCCGAACTCCCGGAAACACGGCACATGTTCGACGCCCGCAGACTGGCGCTGATGGCCGACGGGGCCACGCTCGTCAACACCGCGCGCGGTTCGCTCGTCGACACCCCCGCCCTCACCGACGAGCTCGTGTCCGGCCGGATCCACGGCGTCATCGATGTGACCGACCCGGACCACCTGCCCTCCGACTCCCCGCTCTACCACCTGCCCAACGTGCTGCTCACCCCGCACATCGCCGGCTCTCTCGGCAACGAGCTCGGCCGCATGACGCACTGGGCGGTCGACGAGGTGCAGAGGTACGCACAGGGCGCGCCCTTCGCGTACGGCGTCGGCCCCGACGAGCTCGACCGCTCCGCCTGA
- a CDS encoding alpha-L-fucosidase: MPIRPTAAQLAWQQDGFGLFLHFGINTFNGQEWSDGSLDPATFDPTELDARQWVGTAVAAGAGYVVLTAKHHDGFCLWPTGTTDYSVATSPWRGGRGDVVAELAEACRAAGIGLGLYLSPWDRHADCYDDPEAYDAFYLRQLTELCTGYGPLYELWFDGAGSEGRTYDWDAVMAVVDEHQPDAMVFNMGRPTIRWVGNEDGLAADPCRYTVDSTGISVYDDGTTRLGALQYLPPECDVPIRRNWFWQPDDLDTLKSLDHLLAIWYHSVGLGAGLLLNVPPDRSGRIDPADRERLLELREELGRRFARPEAATLTAGADGTVVARFPEPVVLDHLELREDLSDGQRIDGHEVRADDRVLASGHTVGVRRLHAFPAVEVRELRIRLAGADARLLAVHGFRTGHGTDPVRPEPHTPVEKLDGGRPS, encoded by the coding sequence GTGCCCATTCGCCCCACCGCCGCACAACTGGCCTGGCAGCAGGACGGCTTCGGGCTGTTCCTCCACTTCGGGATCAACACCTTCAACGGGCAGGAGTGGAGTGACGGTTCGCTCGACCCTGCCACGTTCGACCCGACGGAACTCGACGCCCGGCAGTGGGTCGGGACGGCGGTCGCGGCAGGCGCCGGGTACGTCGTCCTGACCGCCAAGCATCACGACGGCTTCTGTCTCTGGCCGACCGGCACCACCGACTACTCCGTCGCTACGTCGCCCTGGCGCGGGGGCAGGGGCGATGTGGTCGCCGAGCTGGCCGAGGCGTGCCGCGCAGCAGGCATCGGCCTCGGGCTCTACCTCTCGCCGTGGGATCGCCATGCCGACTGCTACGACGATCCGGAGGCCTACGACGCCTTCTATCTGCGGCAGCTGACCGAGCTCTGCACCGGATACGGCCCGCTGTACGAACTGTGGTTCGACGGCGCGGGCTCCGAGGGGCGTACGTACGACTGGGACGCCGTCATGGCCGTCGTCGACGAGCACCAGCCGGACGCCATGGTCTTCAACATGGGCCGCCCGACGATCCGGTGGGTCGGCAACGAGGACGGGCTCGCCGCCGATCCGTGCCGGTACACGGTCGATTCGACGGGCATCAGCGTGTACGACGACGGCACGACCCGACTGGGCGCTCTCCAGTACCTGCCGCCCGAGTGCGACGTACCGATCCGCCGGAACTGGTTCTGGCAGCCGGACGACCTGGACACGCTCAAGAGCCTCGACCACCTGCTGGCCATCTGGTACCACTCGGTCGGACTGGGCGCCGGACTGCTCCTGAACGTTCCGCCCGACCGCAGCGGACGGATCGACCCCGCGGACCGGGAGCGGCTGCTGGAGCTTCGCGAAGAGCTGGGGCGCCGGTTCGCACGGCCGGAGGCCGCCACGCTGACGGCGGGGGCGGACGGCACGGTGGTGGCCCGCTTCCCGGAGCCGGTGGTTCTGGACCACCTGGAACTGCGGGAGGACCTGTCCGACGGGCAGCGGATCGACGGGCACGAGGTGCGCGCCGACGACCGCGTCCTCGCCTCCGGCCATACCGTCGGTGTGCGCCGGCTCCATGCCTTCCCCGCCGTCGAGGTCCGCGAGCTCCGTATCCGGTTGGCGGGAGCGGACGCACGCCTGCTCGCCGTCCACGGCTTCCGCACCGGCCACGGCACGGATCCCGTTCGACCGGAGCCGCACACACCCGTGGAGAAGCTGGACGGCGGACGTCCCAGCTGA
- a CDS encoding ABC transporter substrate-binding protein, translating to MSRTSRSFRIAAVSSLAALGLLATACGGDNGSTDAASDGKPVTINYWTWTLGAKATAEEFNRTHKDIQVKFTEIPSSAEGYSKLANAVKAGNAPDVATIEYQMVPEFASQGNLVDLTELAGDTVKEKFPQPIQDLVNFGGRTWTVPFDAAPQLYYYRTDLFKKYGIEVPKTWDEFETAAAKVKQQDKSVRLASMPKSDPALLAALAWQADSKWFSIKGEAWKPAVDDAGSKKVAAYWDGLIKNDLVQTFTGWSPEETKARIEGKTLSFLGASWSAGGMKTSLPDLEGKWAAAPMPNWGTAASGNYGGTSYGVLKGSKHAEAAAEFIKWVTTDGAAVKARLSDKKSPSSALPANPEMREVAAAQFDTAYFKGQDIYKLASEQVDTIVPGWTWGPNQMDVYTAVQDASAKSGFSGGVVAGQRKAESGIEDRGLKLAK from the coding sequence ATGTCGCGCACTTCACGTTCGTTCCGTATAGCCGCCGTGTCCTCCCTCGCCGCTCTGGGGCTGCTCGCCACAGCCTGCGGCGGGGACAACGGCTCGACCGACGCCGCTTCGGACGGCAAGCCGGTCACCATCAACTACTGGACCTGGACCCTGGGCGCCAAGGCGACCGCGGAGGAGTTCAACCGGACCCACAAGGACATCCAGGTCAAGTTCACGGAGATCCCGAGCTCCGCCGAGGGCTACAGCAAACTGGCCAACGCCGTGAAGGCGGGCAACGCGCCCGACGTGGCCACCATCGAGTACCAGATGGTCCCGGAGTTCGCCAGCCAGGGAAACCTGGTCGACCTCACCGAACTCGCCGGAGACACCGTCAAGGAGAAGTTCCCCCAGCCCATCCAGGACCTGGTCAACTTCGGCGGCAGGACCTGGACGGTCCCCTTCGACGCCGCGCCGCAGCTGTACTACTACCGCACCGACCTGTTCAAGAAGTACGGCATCGAAGTCCCCAAGACCTGGGACGAGTTCGAGACGGCCGCCGCCAAGGTCAAGCAGCAGGACAAGAGCGTCCGACTCGCCTCGATGCCCAAGTCGGACCCCGCTCTGCTCGCCGCACTTGCCTGGCAGGCCGACAGCAAGTGGTTCTCCATCAAGGGTGAGGCGTGGAAGCCCGCCGTCGACGACGCCGGCTCCAAGAAGGTCGCCGCCTACTGGGACGGGCTGATCAAGAACGACCTCGTGCAGACCTTCACCGGCTGGAGCCCGGAGGAGACCAAGGCCCGGATCGAGGGCAAGACCCTCAGCTTCCTCGGCGCCTCCTGGTCCGCGGGCGGCATGAAGACCTCCCTGCCCGACCTCGAGGGCAAGTGGGCCGCCGCGCCCATGCCTAACTGGGGCACCGCCGCCAGCGGCAACTACGGCGGCACCTCCTACGGCGTCCTCAAGGGCAGCAAGCACGCCGAGGCAGCGGCCGAGTTCATCAAGTGGGTCACCACCGACGGCGCCGCGGTCAAGGCCCGGCTGAGCGACAAGAAGTCCCCCAGCAGCGCCCTGCCGGCCAACCCGGAGATGCGGGAGGTCGCCGCCGCACAGTTCGACACCGCGTACTTCAAGGGCCAGGACATCTACAAGCTCGCCTCCGAGCAGGTCGACACCATCGTCCCCGGCTGGACCTGGGGGCCGAACCAGATGGACGTCTACACAGCGGTGCAGGACGCCTCGGCCAAGAGCGGCTTCAGCGGCGGCGTCGTCGCCGGCCAGCGCAAGGCGGAGTCGGGCATCGAGGACCGCGGGCTCAAGCTCGCCAAGTGA
- a CDS encoding phospholipase D-like domain-containing protein, giving the protein MPRPALSRTVGTIAATAAVLLTAGFTPVHGSSSAGPRVAAAPAAVEQSGALFNNPLGTAEEQQRIRTKILQYVGTSPASASIKVALYHFWDQEVGQALADAHARGVGVQLVLDESTVSARPSDPTYGILRTSLGGDTSQPSFVTLCPAGKSCLGRPEFGASINHNKFWLFSQVDGAADVTLQTSTNMSPSSYSAFWNDAFVVANNTGIYNAYASYFTDLVRHDAENWRYRSSTWSPYKAYFFPYYPGTGNTTDTIWNTLDNVTCTYTQDGAAKTTKVRVAMFKFTRQGVADKLVALKKAGCSVELVYTETDSKASSADGQTPGTWETLHSATGFTPLCYHHDHDNNAATSARVIHSKYLLIDGKYDGTVNKVLWTGSHNYSGPALRENDEALLKVDDSAQHDLYVAHFNSVKAAAVPGTADDVPQCKGVLTQPEG; this is encoded by the coding sequence ATGCCTCGCCCCGCGCTGTCCAGAACAGTCGGCACGATCGCCGCCACGGCCGCAGTGCTGCTCACCGCAGGCTTCACCCCGGTGCACGGTTCCTCCTCCGCCGGACCACGGGTGGCCGCCGCTCCGGCAGCGGTCGAGCAGTCCGGCGCCCTCTTCAACAATCCGCTCGGCACGGCCGAGGAGCAGCAGAGAATACGCACCAAGATCCTCCAGTACGTCGGCACCAGCCCCGCCAGTGCTTCGATCAAGGTCGCGCTCTACCACTTCTGGGACCAGGAGGTCGGGCAGGCCCTCGCCGACGCGCATGCCCGCGGCGTCGGGGTCCAGCTCGTCCTCGACGAGAGCACCGTCAGCGCCCGCCCGTCCGACCCGACCTACGGCATCCTCCGGACCTCCCTGGGTGGCGACACCTCACAGCCGTCCTTCGTGACGTTGTGCCCCGCGGGGAAGTCCTGCCTCGGCAGGCCTGAGTTCGGCGCGTCCATCAATCACAACAAGTTCTGGCTGTTCTCCCAGGTCGACGGCGCCGCGGACGTGACGCTCCAGACCTCGACGAACATGTCGCCGTCCTCCTACAGCGCCTTCTGGAACGACGCGTTCGTCGTTGCGAACAACACGGGCATCTACAACGCCTACGCCTCGTACTTCACCGATCTGGTCCGTCACGACGCGGAGAACTGGCGCTACCGCTCCTCCACCTGGAGCCCGTACAAGGCCTACTTCTTCCCGTACTACCCGGGCACCGGCAACACCACCGACACGATCTGGAACACCCTCGACAACGTCACCTGCACCTACACGCAGGACGGCGCGGCCAAGACCACCAAGGTCAGGGTGGCCATGTTCAAGTTCACGCGGCAGGGCGTGGCCGACAAGCTCGTCGCGCTGAAGAAGGCAGGATGTTCCGTCGAGCTCGTCTACACGGAGACCGACAGCAAGGCGAGTTCCGCCGACGGGCAGACTCCCGGTACATGGGAGACCCTCCACTCGGCCACGGGTTTCACCCCGCTCTGTTACCACCACGACCATGACAACAACGCTGCCACCTCGGCACGCGTCATCCACTCCAAGTACCTGCTCATCGACGGCAAGTACGACGGCACGGTCAACAAGGTCCTGTGGACCGGAAGCCACAACTACAGCGGTCCGGCACTCAGGGAGAACGACGAAGCCCTGCTCAAGGTCGACGACTCCGCTCAACACGACCTGTACGTTGCCCACTTCAACAGCGTCAAGGCTGCCGCCGTGCCGGGAACGGCGGACGACGTCCCCCAGTGCAAGGGGGTCCTCACGCAACCCGAAGGCTGA
- a CDS encoding carbohydrate ABC transporter permease has product MSTHTVTKASAPVPAPATPAERSPATAGRRRGPTQLLSKGVVNGILLLAAFYMLMPVSWLFFAATKNHRDLFATGGFSFGDFNLFSNIHDVFTYNDGIYLRWFGNSLLYSVVGSAASAFLCTATGYAFDKYDFRGKEKLFGVVLGGVLVPATVIQLPMYLLASKVGVVNTYWAILLPALVNPFGVYLARVFSEGYVPGEVLEAARVDGAGELRIFSRISLPMLAPGFMTIFLFSFTGSWNNFFGALVMLNDDSLYPVNLGLFMWNTTTSQQPEFYSLVITGSLIAVIPLIVAFIALQRFWRSGLTAGAVK; this is encoded by the coding sequence ATGAGCACTCACACGGTCACCAAGGCATCCGCCCCCGTCCCCGCGCCGGCCACTCCCGCCGAGCGCAGCCCAGCAACGGCCGGCCGGCGGCGCGGGCCGACGCAGCTGCTCTCCAAGGGCGTCGTCAACGGCATCCTGCTGCTCGCCGCCTTCTACATGCTGATGCCGGTCAGCTGGCTGTTCTTCGCGGCGACGAAGAACCACCGCGACCTGTTCGCCACCGGCGGCTTCTCCTTCGGCGACTTCAACCTCTTCTCCAACATCCACGACGTCTTCACCTACAACGACGGCATCTACCTGCGGTGGTTCGGCAACAGCCTCCTGTACTCCGTGGTCGGCTCGGCCGCATCGGCCTTCCTGTGCACCGCAACCGGCTACGCCTTCGACAAGTACGACTTCCGGGGCAAGGAGAAACTGTTCGGCGTCGTGCTCGGCGGGGTCCTGGTACCGGCCACGGTCATCCAGCTGCCCATGTACCTGCTGGCCTCCAAGGTCGGCGTCGTCAACACCTACTGGGCGATCCTGCTGCCCGCCCTGGTCAACCCCTTCGGCGTCTATCTGGCACGCGTCTTCTCCGAGGGATACGTGCCCGGCGAGGTCCTGGAGGCGGCACGGGTCGACGGGGCGGGCGAACTGCGGATCTTCAGCCGGATCTCGCTGCCGATGCTCGCCCCCGGCTTCATGACCATCTTCCTGTTCTCCTTCACCGGAAGCTGGAACAACTTCTTCGGCGCCCTGGTCATGCTGAACGACGACTCCCTCTACCCGGTCAACCTCGGCCTGTTCATGTGGAACACCACCACCTCCCAGCAGCCCGAGTTCTACTCGCTGGTGATCACCGGCTCGCTCATCGCCGTCATCCCGCTGATCGTCGCCTTCATCGCCCTGCAGCGGTTCTGGCGCTCCGGCCTCACCGCGGGCGCGGTGAAGTGA
- a CDS encoding carbohydrate ABC transporter permease, with amino-acid sequence MVPFFVLFAAVMAAPIVYAVWMSLFQERASTGLGFGGAERAFAGLDNFTNALSDQGFRESFLHIAVYCALYIPVMIGAALVLALLVDSALARAKKFFQLAIFLPHAVPGLIASILWIYLYTPGLSPVLDWIGALGGSWSFFSDDHVLSSMVNLTAWQWIGYNMVIFYAALQAVPRELIEAAVVDGAGAIRTALRIKVPMIASAVVLTVLFTCVGAIQLFTEPKLFNQRGTSSVDTEWSPTLFIWKAGFVQHDYGLAAAASLMLAALGVLLSYIVTKLGNRWKSA; translated from the coding sequence ATCGTCCCGTTCTTCGTGCTCTTCGCCGCTGTCATGGCGGCCCCGATCGTCTACGCCGTGTGGATGAGCCTGTTCCAGGAACGCGCCTCCACGGGCCTCGGATTCGGTGGCGCGGAACGGGCGTTCGCCGGCCTCGACAACTTCACCAACGCCCTGTCCGACCAGGGCTTCCGCGAGTCGTTCCTGCACATCGCGGTCTACTGCGCCCTGTACATCCCGGTCATGATCGGGGCCGCGCTCGTGCTGGCCCTGCTCGTCGACTCGGCCCTCGCCCGCGCGAAGAAGTTCTTCCAGCTGGCGATCTTCCTCCCGCACGCGGTTCCCGGCCTGATCGCCTCGATCCTGTGGATCTACCTCTACACGCCCGGACTCAGCCCGGTGCTGGACTGGATCGGCGCCCTCGGCGGCTCATGGAGCTTCTTCAGCGACGACCATGTGCTCTCCTCCATGGTCAACCTCACCGCGTGGCAGTGGATCGGCTACAACATGGTGATCTTCTACGCCGCGCTGCAGGCCGTACCCCGTGAACTCATCGAGGCCGCCGTCGTCGACGGGGCAGGCGCCATCCGCACCGCCCTCCGGATCAAGGTGCCGATGATCGCCTCCGCGGTCGTCCTGACCGTGCTCTTCACCTGCGTCGGCGCGATCCAGCTCTTCACCGAGCCCAAGCTCTTCAACCAGCGGGGCACCTCGTCCGTCGACACCGAGTGGTCGCCGACCCTGTTCATCTGGAAGGCCGGCTTCGTCCAGCACGACTACGGCCTCGCCGCCGCCGCGTCCCTGATGCTCGCCGCCCTCGGCGTGCTGCTCTCGTACATCGTCACCAAGCTCGGAAACCGGTGGAAGTCCGCATGA
- a CDS encoding substrate-binding domain-containing protein, translating into MRLHVDQRHERVLELVRERGSLRVAELASELGVSAVTLRRDVETLAAQGRVQRLHGAVVWPTEQAPAEAAPQPPAAEGVVIGMIVPTTTLIFADIVRGARETVEAQGGRLVLGMSGYVDTEDPVQAEHLLAGGAEGLLIAPSWFGGVPADGQEKWLLECSVPAVLIERSAPAGNPAAVLDRVRTDRSHGAAEAVGHFAQLGHRAVAAVLQEGPHAAQITAGYLAAVEALGLTPVPGSPAIRGHGEYDEMADYLVDAVENRGVTAVLVHSDEDAVVLVPRLQARGIAIPSDLALIAYDDEVAGLSDVPLTAVAPPTRAVGELAAKLLLQRLAERSSGRTPTPRQHLDLLPELRIRASCGASEGTKQASK; encoded by the coding sequence ATGCGTCTGCACGTCGACCAGCGCCACGAGCGGGTGCTCGAACTCGTCAGGGAACGTGGCAGCCTCAGGGTTGCCGAACTGGCGTCCGAGCTAGGGGTCTCCGCGGTGACCCTGCGACGGGACGTGGAGACGCTGGCCGCCCAGGGAAGGGTGCAGCGGCTGCACGGGGCCGTGGTGTGGCCGACGGAGCAGGCCCCCGCGGAGGCGGCGCCGCAGCCACCGGCTGCCGAGGGCGTCGTGATCGGAATGATCGTGCCGACCACCACGCTGATCTTCGCCGACATCGTGCGGGGCGCGCGCGAGACCGTCGAGGCACAGGGCGGCCGCCTGGTGCTCGGGATGTCCGGCTACGTGGACACCGAGGACCCGGTTCAGGCGGAACACCTCCTGGCGGGCGGGGCCGAGGGTCTGCTCATCGCTCCCAGCTGGTTCGGCGGTGTACCGGCCGACGGCCAGGAGAAATGGCTGCTGGAGTGCTCCGTCCCGGCTGTGCTCATCGAGCGCTCGGCGCCCGCGGGCAACCCCGCCGCGGTGCTCGACCGAGTGCGCACCGACCGTTCCCACGGTGCGGCGGAAGCAGTCGGTCACTTTGCGCAGCTCGGCCACCGCGCGGTCGCCGCCGTACTCCAGGAAGGTCCGCACGCCGCGCAGATCACCGCGGGTTACCTGGCTGCCGTGGAGGCGCTCGGGCTGACGCCCGTACCCGGATCACCGGCCATCAGGGGGCACGGCGAGTACGACGAGATGGCGGACTACCTGGTCGACGCGGTCGAGAACAGGGGGGTCACCGCGGTCCTCGTCCACAGTGACGAGGACGCGGTCGTGCTCGTGCCGCGCTTGCAGGCGCGAGGCATCGCCATCCCCTCCGACCTGGCCCTCATCGCGTACGACGACGAGGTGGCCGGGCTGTCCGACGTGCCGTTGACCGCGGTCGCGCCACCGACCCGCGCGGTGGGTGAGCTGGCGGCGAAACTTCTCCTGCAGCGGCTGGCCGAGCGCTCGTCGGGCCGGACGCCGACGCCGCGCCAGCACCTCGATCTGCTGCCCGAGTTGAGGATCAGGGCCTCCTGCGGAGCAAGCGAAGGGACGAAGCAAGCATCGAAGTGA